In Rhodothermus marinus DSM 4252, a single genomic region encodes these proteins:
- the nhaA gene encoding Na+/H+ antiporter NhaA — MQERGSRITNRLFRPFQEFFHTEAASGTLLLLSAVIALVWANSPWGETYRALWETKWTIGPEGAALSKSLLHWINDGLMVLFFLLVGLEIKRELLVGELSSPRKAGLAIAGAIGGMIVPALLYLTLNAGGAGERGWGIPMATDIAFALGVLALLGRGLPVGLRVFLAALAIVDDLGAVLVIALFYTADLSVGALLAAAVVWGLLWACNLLGVRQLWVYGLLGVLLWLAVFKSGVHATVAGVLLALTIPARRKIDGTAFLREVQGLLDVFRKNPGTGRLLSEDQRDAVYSLEQACERVEAPLTRMEHRLHGLVAYGIMPLFALANAGVVLGGDSGLSLTHPVTLGVVLGLLLGKPIGVLLASWLAVRLRLAELPAGVTWGQLLGVGCLCGIGFTMALFIAGLAFPTPLLLDQAKLGILGASLLAGLLGWVFLARARKIQQAEALSE; from the coding sequence ATGCAGGAGCGTGGTTCTCGTATTACGAATCGCCTGTTTCGTCCCTTTCAGGAGTTCTTTCACACCGAGGCGGCCAGCGGCACTCTTTTGTTGCTCAGTGCCGTGATCGCGCTGGTCTGGGCCAATTCGCCCTGGGGCGAGACGTACCGGGCACTCTGGGAAACAAAATGGACGATCGGCCCCGAAGGAGCGGCACTTTCCAAGTCGCTGCTCCACTGGATCAACGACGGGTTGATGGTGCTGTTTTTCCTGCTGGTGGGGCTGGAGATCAAGCGGGAGCTGCTGGTGGGCGAACTGTCGTCGCCGCGGAAGGCCGGGCTGGCGATTGCCGGAGCGATCGGGGGCATGATCGTGCCGGCGCTGCTGTACCTGACGCTCAATGCGGGCGGCGCGGGCGAGCGCGGATGGGGAATTCCGATGGCCACCGACATCGCCTTTGCGCTGGGCGTGCTCGCCCTGCTGGGGCGCGGATTGCCCGTGGGATTGCGCGTATTCCTGGCGGCGCTGGCCATCGTGGACGATCTGGGGGCCGTGCTGGTGATCGCGCTGTTCTACACGGCCGATCTGTCGGTAGGTGCGCTGCTGGCGGCCGCCGTCGTCTGGGGATTGCTCTGGGCGTGCAACCTGCTGGGCGTGCGCCAGCTCTGGGTGTACGGTCTGCTGGGGGTGCTGCTCTGGCTGGCCGTGTTCAAGTCGGGCGTGCACGCCACGGTGGCCGGCGTGCTGCTGGCCCTGACGATTCCCGCCCGTCGGAAGATCGACGGCACGGCGTTTCTGCGCGAGGTGCAGGGGCTGCTGGACGTGTTCCGGAAAAATCCGGGGACAGGCCGGCTGCTCAGCGAAGATCAGCGCGACGCGGTCTACTCGCTGGAGCAGGCCTGCGAGCGGGTCGAGGCGCCGCTCACGCGCATGGAGCACCGACTGCACGGCCTGGTCGCCTACGGCATCATGCCGCTGTTTGCGCTGGCCAACGCGGGCGTGGTGCTCGGAGGCGACAGCGGGCTCAGCCTGACGCACCCGGTCACGCTCGGGGTGGTGCTGGGGCTGCTGCTTGGCAAGCCGATCGGCGTGCTGCTGGCATCCTGGCTGGCGGTGCGCCTGCGACTGGCCGAACTACCGGCCGGCGTGACCTGGGGCCAGCTGCTGGGTGTGGGATGTCTGTGCGGCATCGGGTTCACGATGGCGCTGTTCATCGCCGGGCTGGCTTTTCCTACCCCGCTGCTGCTGGATCAGGCCAAGCTGGGCATTCTGGGCGCCTCGCTACTGGCCGGGCTGCTCGGCTGGGTGTTTCTGGCAAGGGCACGGAAAATTCAACAGGCCGAAGCCCTTTCGGAGTGA
- a CDS encoding sodium-dependent bicarbonate transport family permease — MLEILLTNLLSPIVLAFALGIIAQLIRSDLSFPEPLYQALSIYLLLAIGLKGGAELSHTPWAVVIWPALVTLALGMLTPITSYVVLRKIGRMDRINAAAIAAHYGSVSAVTFIAAQAFGQLQGNPAEGFMPALVAMLEVPAIVVALMIAFTRSNHHGSWREGLHEVLAGRSVVLLVGGLVIGYLSGMEGLKQVEPFFVNGFKGALTLFLLEMGLVAARRLRDLKKVGAFLVGFGIVMPILHGSLAVVLGHWAGLSVGGSAVLGAMVASASYIAAPAAVRISLPEANPTFYLTASLGITFPFNLTLGIPLYFALAQWIGG, encoded by the coding sequence ATGCTGGAGATCCTGCTGACGAACCTGCTCTCGCCCATCGTTCTGGCCTTTGCCCTTGGTATCATTGCCCAGCTGATTCGCAGCGATCTTTCGTTTCCCGAGCCGCTTTACCAGGCGCTTTCGATCTACCTGCTGCTGGCTATCGGGCTCAAGGGCGGGGCCGAGCTGAGCCACACACCCTGGGCCGTGGTGATCTGGCCGGCGCTGGTGACGCTGGCGCTGGGCATGCTGACGCCGATCACGTCGTACGTGGTGCTGCGCAAGATCGGCCGCATGGACCGGATCAACGCGGCGGCCATCGCGGCGCACTACGGCTCGGTCTCGGCCGTGACGTTTATCGCGGCGCAGGCCTTCGGGCAGCTTCAGGGCAATCCGGCCGAAGGGTTCATGCCGGCGCTGGTGGCCATGCTCGAGGTGCCGGCCATCGTCGTGGCGCTGATGATCGCCTTCACACGCTCGAACCATCACGGCTCCTGGCGCGAGGGGCTGCACGAAGTGCTGGCCGGTCGGAGTGTGGTGCTGCTCGTGGGTGGACTGGTCATCGGGTATCTATCGGGTATGGAAGGGCTCAAGCAGGTGGAGCCCTTTTTTGTGAACGGCTTCAAGGGGGCGCTCACGCTCTTCCTGCTCGAGATGGGGCTGGTGGCTGCCCGGCGCCTGCGCGATCTGAAGAAAGTGGGGGCGTTTCTGGTGGGATTCGGCATTGTGATGCCCATCCTGCACGGCTCACTGGCCGTCGTGCTGGGCCACTGGGCCGGGCTGTCGGTGGGAGGAAGTGCCGTGCTGGGCGCCATGGTGGCCAGCGCGTCCTACATTGCAGCGCCGGCCGCCGTGCGCATCTCGCTTCCCGAAGCCAATCCAACGTTCTACCTGACGGCTTCGCTGGGCATCACCTTCCCGTTCAACCTGACGCTGGGAATCCCGCTGTATTTTGCCCTGGCACAATGGATCGGAGGATAA
- a CDS encoding nucleotidyltransferase domain-containing protein has protein sequence MAVLEQDQLKAIVQRIVAALEPEAVYLYGSHSYGTPHAHSDIDLLVVVSRNNPPPHQQTVTAYRALRGIGLPVEVRVVSREDFLRRARWVSSIERVVQEQGKLLYGRPIG, from the coding sequence ATGGCCGTTCTGGAGCAGGATCAGTTGAAAGCCATTGTGCAGCGCATTGTCGCAGCGCTGGAGCCGGAGGCAGTTTATCTATATGGCTCTCACAGTTACGGAACGCCCCATGCGCATAGCGACATAGATCTGCTGGTGGTGGTCTCGAGAAACAATCCACCGCCGCATCAGCAGACGGTAACCGCCTATCGGGCGTTGCGGGGCATAGGGCTTCCAGTAGAAGTCAGGGTGGTCTCGCGTGAGGACTTCCTGCGTCGGGCACGGTGGGTAAGTTCGATCGAACGTGTGGTTCAGGAACAGGGCAAGTTGTTGTATGGCCGCCCCATCGGATGA
- a CDS encoding sensor histidine kinase, which translates to MPARQLRRLRPGRLAWKLAVYSVLLALLPALLVGLRVEQPWLRLGLLLLIFGASVFVAAAYLIMPRLALARELLRQIRRRSFENLELAHVPQGDELNSLIWQVYRTGRTLEKEIEELKRMENYRREFLGNVSHELKTPIFSIRGFTETLLEADPGDEATRRAFLEKILRNADRLANLVRDLTEISRLETGELQLQPVPFELPALVREVLESMEPLAATRQVSLRCCVPENLPHVLGDRERLRQVLINLVDNAIKYNNPGGFVEVRLQEQDGSVRVAVVDNGIGIAPQHIPRLTERFYRVDRSRSREQGGTGLGLAIVKHILNAHQTRLEIESTPGKGSTFAFRLPVALAGRS; encoded by the coding sequence ATGCCCGCACGACAGCTCCGTCGCCTTCGTCCGGGGCGGCTGGCCTGGAAGCTGGCCGTCTACAGCGTGCTGCTGGCCCTGCTGCCTGCGCTCCTTGTGGGGTTGCGCGTGGAGCAACCCTGGCTACGGTTGGGACTGCTGCTGCTGATCTTCGGCGCCAGCGTGTTCGTCGCGGCGGCCTACCTGATCATGCCCCGGCTGGCACTGGCCCGTGAGCTGCTTCGTCAGATTCGCCGTCGCTCGTTCGAGAACCTGGAACTGGCGCATGTGCCGCAGGGCGACGAGCTGAACAGCCTCATCTGGCAGGTCTATCGCACGGGGCGCACGCTCGAAAAAGAAATCGAGGAACTCAAACGCATGGAAAACTACCGGCGTGAGTTTCTCGGGAACGTCTCGCACGAGCTGAAGACGCCCATCTTTTCGATCCGGGGCTTTACCGAAACGCTGCTCGAAGCCGATCCGGGTGACGAGGCCACGCGCCGCGCTTTTCTGGAAAAGATTCTGCGCAACGCCGATCGGCTGGCCAATCTGGTGCGGGACCTGACGGAAATCTCACGGCTGGAGACCGGCGAGCTGCAGTTGCAGCCGGTGCCTTTCGAACTCCCGGCGCTGGTGCGCGAGGTGCTCGAGTCGATGGAGCCGCTGGCAGCCACGCGCCAGGTGTCACTGCGGTGCTGCGTTCCGGAAAACCTGCCCCACGTGCTGGGCGACCGGGAGCGGCTGCGCCAGGTGCTGATCAACCTGGTGGACAACGCGATCAAGTACAACAACCCCGGCGGCTTCGTGGAGGTGCGCCTGCAGGAGCAGGACGGGAGCGTGCGCGTGGCCGTGGTGGACAACGGCATCGGCATTGCGCCGCAGCACATTCCCCGGCTGACCGAGCGGTTCTACCGCGTGGACCGCTCGCGCTCGCGGGAGCAGGGCGGCACCGGGCTCGGCCTGGCCATCGTCAAGCACATTCTGAACGCCCATCAGACGCGCCTGGAGATCGAGAGCACCCCGGGCAAAGGCTCCACGTTCGCCTTCCGCCTGCCGGTTGCTCTTGCTGGAAGAAGTTGA
- a CDS encoding PIG-L deacetylase family protein, which yields MATLLYIFPHPDDESFGPAPAIARQRREGHAVHLLTLTRGEATRQRHHHGYSKPEMGRVRFEEMQCVAEVLGLSSLEVLDFPDGELAELDPRVLEDVVARAIERHRPDVVVTYPVHGISGHPDHLVTHAVVKRVGCALRERLGVPRRLAFFTLPEGLEKKPAHLHTSPRERIDACVSFTVEDLERAEAALACYRTYRRVIEKHRPLESVTGGVCFELFQETFDPPLDDLTDRLPVVENPAHNASIT from the coding sequence GTGGCCACGCTGCTGTACATCTTTCCCCATCCGGATGACGAGAGCTTCGGGCCGGCGCCGGCCATCGCCCGCCAGCGACGCGAAGGCCATGCCGTGCACCTGCTGACGCTCACGCGCGGCGAGGCCACCCGCCAGCGGCACCATCACGGCTACAGCAAGCCCGAAATGGGCCGGGTTCGCTTCGAGGAAATGCAGTGCGTGGCCGAAGTGCTTGGGCTGTCCAGCCTGGAGGTGCTGGACTTCCCGGACGGTGAGCTGGCCGAACTGGACCCCCGCGTGCTGGAAGACGTCGTGGCCCGTGCCATCGAGCGCCATCGGCCTGACGTGGTGGTGACCTACCCGGTGCACGGCATCAGCGGGCACCCGGACCATCTGGTCACGCACGCCGTTGTCAAGCGCGTCGGCTGTGCACTGCGGGAGCGGCTCGGCGTGCCGCGGCGGCTGGCTTTTTTCACCTTACCCGAAGGGCTCGAAAAGAAACCGGCCCACCTGCACACTTCCCCCCGGGAGCGCATTGACGCTTGCGTTTCGTTCACCGTCGAAGATCTCGAGCGGGCCGAGGCGGCGCTGGCCTGCTACCGGACCTACCGGCGCGTCATCGAAAAGCACCGGCCGCTGGAATCGGTGACCGGGGGGGTCTGCTTCGAGCTGTTTCAGGAAACGTTCGATCCGCCGCTGGATGACCTGACCGATCGCCTGCCCGTCGTTGAAAATCCAGCACATAACGCTTCGATAACATAA
- a CDS encoding cation:proton antiporter, whose protein sequence is MELSLLNLLLVLVAAWLGGLLATRLGYPSVLGELLAGMLLGPPLLGVLHGSEALAVVGELGVLLMMLYIGMEIDPRELGRASKGGVLAALGGFITPFVACYLIIYYVTGSAYAAMFVGVAAGVTSLATKSRILVDLQLLDTRIAHVMMAGALIADTLSLLIFAGIIGVAQFGSVSVMDLALVGLKALAFFAVAALVGLKLIPRFGVWLQRYAPGRTVSFLLIVVVALLFAEGAELAGLHGILGAFLAGLFLRERTLGRTLSKDLMDLVRDVSLGFLAPIFFVTAGFEVTFDVFQQHPILLAGVIAAATVAKIVGTALFYLPTGYGWREGVVIGAGMNGRGAVEIIIAQIGLSMGIIDATIFSILVFMAIFTTATVPVLLKLGVDWLKRRNELVRSDHERRGVLIIGAGATARALGRVLARSQPVWVVDRNPQLCALAESDGLQVICGDALDEQVLGEAQAAHVRTFIAMTANAEVNALAAQLARTVFYVPEIHVLFSGGDEAEHQSLLAHLHATTLFAGPVSLVAWDYRIEQERIVRSKVPVEQPMPASRFFQALQGPRPALPLALLRGDRYLPVHSGLTLEPGDEVIVLQAMDVPAMPRDRFDHLVAQAPVLDLSRQLSLEEFFRVAAEPLAARLGLEAEALQRRFLEREALSSTVVFPGVAIPHVIVEGHGRFELVVARCREGLRFPDQPERVHAVFVLARSEDERTFHLQALSAIAQILQREDFEQAWLMAPDAEALRRLLLESERRRLPLPAGSEPDEALPEA, encoded by the coding sequence ATGGAACTCTCGCTGTTGAATCTGCTCCTGGTGCTGGTAGCCGCCTGGCTGGGGGGATTGCTGGCCACGCGGCTGGGGTATCCGTCGGTGCTGGGGGAGCTGCTGGCCGGCATGCTGCTGGGGCCGCCGCTGCTGGGCGTCCTGCACGGAAGCGAGGCGCTGGCTGTGGTGGGCGAGCTGGGCGTGCTGCTCATGATGCTCTACATCGGGATGGAGATCGATCCCCGGGAACTGGGGCGCGCGTCCAAAGGCGGCGTGCTGGCGGCGCTGGGCGGGTTCATCACGCCGTTTGTGGCCTGTTACCTGATCATCTATTACGTGACGGGGAGCGCCTACGCGGCGATGTTCGTGGGCGTGGCGGCCGGAGTGACGTCGCTGGCCACCAAGTCGCGCATTCTGGTCGATCTGCAGCTGCTCGACACGCGCATTGCGCACGTGATGATGGCCGGGGCGCTGATCGCCGATACGCTGTCGCTGTTGATCTTTGCCGGGATCATCGGCGTGGCCCAGTTCGGAAGCGTGTCGGTGATGGACCTGGCGCTGGTGGGCTTGAAAGCGCTGGCTTTCTTTGCGGTGGCGGCGCTGGTGGGGCTCAAGCTGATCCCGCGTTTTGGCGTCTGGCTGCAACGCTACGCGCCGGGGCGGACCGTCAGCTTTCTGCTGATCGTCGTCGTGGCGCTGCTGTTTGCGGAAGGGGCCGAGCTGGCCGGGCTCCACGGCATTCTGGGCGCCTTTCTGGCCGGGCTGTTCCTGCGCGAGCGCACGCTGGGCCGTACGCTCTCGAAAGACCTGATGGACCTGGTGCGCGACGTGTCGCTGGGCTTTCTGGCGCCGATCTTCTTCGTGACGGCCGGCTTCGAGGTGACCTTCGACGTCTTCCAGCAGCACCCGATCCTGCTGGCCGGGGTGATTGCCGCGGCCACAGTGGCCAAGATCGTCGGTACTGCGCTGTTCTACCTGCCCACCGGATACGGCTGGCGCGAGGGGGTCGTCATCGGGGCGGGCATGAACGGCCGCGGCGCCGTCGAGATCATCATCGCCCAGATCGGCCTGTCGATGGGCATCATTGACGCCACGATTTTTTCCATTCTGGTCTTCATGGCCATTTTCACGACGGCCACCGTGCCGGTGCTGCTCAAGCTGGGTGTGGACTGGCTCAAGCGGCGGAATGAACTGGTGCGTTCGGACCACGAGCGGCGCGGTGTGCTGATCATCGGCGCCGGGGCGACGGCGCGGGCTCTGGGCCGGGTGCTGGCCCGCTCGCAACCGGTGTGGGTGGTGGACCGCAACCCGCAGCTCTGCGCTCTGGCCGAAAGCGACGGGCTGCAGGTCATCTGCGGCGATGCGCTGGACGAACAGGTGCTCGGCGAGGCGCAGGCCGCGCACGTGCGCACGTTCATCGCCATGACGGCCAACGCCGAGGTGAACGCGCTGGCCGCGCAGCTGGCCCGCACGGTCTTCTACGTGCCCGAGATTCACGTGCTCTTCAGCGGCGGCGACGAGGCCGAGCACCAGAGCCTGCTGGCGCACCTGCATGCCACGACGCTGTTTGCCGGGCCCGTTTCGCTGGTGGCCTGGGACTACCGGATCGAGCAGGAGCGCATCGTGCGCAGCAAGGTGCCGGTCGAGCAGCCCATGCCGGCCAGCCGCTTCTTCCAGGCGCTCCAGGGACCACGTCCGGCCCTGCCGCTGGCATTGCTACGCGGCGATCGATACCTGCCCGTGCACAGCGGGCTGACGCTGGAGCCCGGCGACGAGGTGATCGTGCTGCAGGCGATGGACGTGCCGGCGATGCCGCGTGATCGGTTCGATCACCTGGTGGCGCAGGCGCCGGTGCTGGATCTGAGCCGCCAGCTCTCGCTGGAAGAGTTCTTCCGGGTGGCGGCCGAGCCGCTGGCGGCCCGTCTGGGCCTGGAGGCCGAGGCGCTCCAGCGACGCTTTCTGGAGCGGGAGGCACTCAGCAGCACGGTGGTGTTTCCGGGCGTGGCCATCCCGCATGTGATCGTCGAAGGCCACGGTCGCTTTGAGCTGGTGGTGGCCCGCTGTCGCGAAGGACTGCGCTTTCCCGATCAGCCCGAGCGCGTCCACGCCGTGTTCGTGCTGGCCCGCTCCGAAGACGAACGCACCTTCCACCTGCAGGCGCTTTCGGCCATCGCGCAGATTCTGCAGCGTGAGGACTTCGAGCAGGCCTGGCTGATGGCACCCGACGCCGAGGCGCTGCGTCGGCTCCTGCTCGAAAGCGAAAGGCGCCGCCTGCCCCTGCCGGCCGGTTCGGAGCCGGACGAAGCCTTACCGGAAGCGTGA
- a CDS encoding response regulator transcription factor, with the protein MSLPAFDERPPRVLIVDDEDDILALLAYNFKREGFEVELARDGVEALEKAARWQPDVIILDIMMPNMDGIEVCRRIRRDARLRTTPILMLTARTEEEDQIQGLEIGADMYVGKPVSVPVLLSQTRALLRGARRYETPPDLLRIHDLEIDRDRYLVYREGPEGRETVRLPRKEFELLYFLAAHPGKVFTRQELLDEVWGRDVYVVDRTVDVHIRKIREKLGSHYIETVKGVGYKFRE; encoded by the coding sequence ATGTCGCTCCCCGCCTTTGATGAACGGCCGCCGCGCGTGCTCATCGTCGATGACGAAGATGATATTCTGGCGCTGCTGGCCTACAACTTCAAACGGGAAGGCTTCGAGGTGGAACTGGCCCGTGACGGCGTCGAGGCGCTGGAGAAGGCCGCCCGGTGGCAGCCGGACGTGATCATCCTGGACATCATGATGCCGAACATGGACGGGATCGAGGTGTGCCGCCGCATTCGGCGCGACGCCCGGCTGCGTACCACGCCCATTCTGATGCTCACGGCGCGGACCGAGGAGGAAGATCAGATTCAGGGGCTGGAAATCGGCGCCGACATGTACGTGGGCAAGCCGGTGTCGGTCCCGGTGCTGCTGAGCCAGACCCGGGCGCTGTTGCGGGGTGCCCGGCGCTACGAGACGCCGCCCGATCTGCTGCGCATCCACGATCTGGAGATCGATCGCGACCGTTACCTGGTCTATCGCGAGGGGCCGGAAGGGCGCGAAACGGTGCGCCTGCCCCGCAAAGAATTCGAGCTGCTCTACTTTCTGGCGGCCCATCCCGGCAAAGTTTTCACGCGACAGGAGCTGCTCGACGAGGTGTGGGGACGGGACGTGTACGTTGTGGACCGGACCGTGGACGTGCACATCCGCAAGATCCGGGAGAAGCTCGGGAGCCACTATATTGAAACGGTCAAGGGCGTGGGCTACAAGTTTCGTGAGTAG
- a CDS encoding HEPN domain-containing protein, whose translation MAAPSDEIRAWLQKAYHDLLAARVLMRQRLPIYDMVCFHCQQAVEKALKALLLWKNIPFRRVHSLGYLLDLSEPVSYRLRGLRDRIEALAPYAVEVRYPGDLLAVSREEARAALKTAEAVWKVIMETMPVEFHPEEG comes from the coding sequence ATGGCCGCCCCATCGGATGAAATACGTGCCTGGCTTCAGAAAGCCTATCACGATTTACTGGCCGCTCGCGTGTTGATGCGTCAGCGCCTGCCCATTTACGATATGGTCTGCTTCCACTGTCAGCAAGCCGTGGAGAAAGCGCTGAAGGCGTTGTTGCTGTGGAAGAACATTCCTTTTCGTCGGGTGCATAGTCTGGGGTATCTTCTGGATCTCAGCGAGCCGGTCTCATATCGGCTGCGCGGCTTACGGGATCGCATCGAAGCGCTGGCACCCTATGCGGTCGAGGTACGCTATCCGGGAGATCTACTTGCAGTGTCTCGAGAAGAAGCCCGAGCGGCGCTTAAGACGGCCGAGGCGGTCTGGAAGGTGATTATGGAAACGATGCCTGTCGAGTTTCATCCAGAAGAAGGATGA
- a CDS encoding P-II family nitrogen regulator: MLTVTLKLVTIVAERVLQERLLRELKELGARGYTLTEVSGEGSRGVRASEWEGHNVKIETIVSPEVADRIIEHIAEHYFQYYAVIVYAQPVEVVRGDKYV; this comes from the coding sequence ATGCTGACGGTAACGCTCAAGCTGGTAACCATTGTGGCCGAACGCGTGCTGCAGGAGCGGCTGCTGCGCGAACTGAAAGAGCTGGGCGCCCGTGGCTACACGCTGACCGAGGTGTCCGGCGAAGGGTCGCGCGGCGTGCGGGCCAGCGAATGGGAGGGCCACAACGTGAAAATCGAAACGATCGTCAGTCCCGAGGTGGCCGATCGGATCATCGAGCACATTGCCGAGCATTATTTTCAGTACTATGCGGTGATCGTATACGCCCAGCCGGTCGAGGTCGTGCGGGGCGACAAATACGTCTGA
- a CDS encoding (2Fe-2S)-binding protein yields the protein MRIDRCLCFQRTFAELKAVAAQTGAGSVEDLQRHVRFGLRCRLCLPYVRRMLQTGQTVFHEIIQEASDS from the coding sequence ATGCGCATCGACCGCTGCCTCTGCTTCCAGCGGACGTTCGCGGAACTGAAAGCCGTGGCCGCGCAGACCGGAGCCGGCAGCGTCGAGGACCTGCAGCGCCACGTGCGCTTCGGCCTCCGCTGCCGGCTCTGTCTGCCCTACGTGCGCCGTATGCTCCAGACCGGCCAGACCGTCTTTCATGAAATCATTCAGGAAGCGTCGGACTCATAA
- a CDS encoding TonB-dependent receptor plug domain-containing protein: MHRLFDRAGRKAGRSVVLAWLRWPGPRIEVAGFFMGFSVVRCGLVLLGLGCVLGARAQERSDTTLTLPPVVVEGERVEQTREAGRRLWRLEAVELERTGATTAAELLEARTGLFVKRYGSGGLATLSLRGSGATQTLLLIDGHRVADPQSGLIDLTLLPTVLLSSIEVVHGPAAATYGSGAIGGVVRLYTLRPAVRPGGRVALRLGAYGERSLGVVAHAGAGRVAVLGAVEHSRTIGDYPYSNPLPPPAVRRREGADRSMTSAFGKVRYEGTWRLEGTLWLTEARRSLPGPGNAPPVDAHQTDRQRRLLLLAERPLPAGRFTLRGSYQHTLLAYVNRFAGEADTTRTRGLALEATLDRALHPHWALTARAEARWERAALRGGVDQRAVALALHLSGRQGRLRLYPALRLDLYATAGRTFHALSPRLGLNLALKEGMLHLKGLVGRAFRAPTLGERFFRPGGNPDLKPERGWTVEAGLYAQLRPFVLELTAFQTTLTDQIVWYPGFVAPGLQLWRPINVGRVRTRGLEASLRAEVPLAASLRLQSGLFYTFTRAEDRSNPSTRAYGHQLRYVPPHQLKAFLDVLAGPLTLGLDARRTGRRYLTTDETQALAPFTVLDAHLRLTQSVARTRLSFGLTVENLTDTAYEVVRFYPMPPRHVRVQLRIDLLP, from the coding sequence ATGCACCGGCTGTTCGACCGCGCCGGCCGTAAGGCCGGCCGTTCTGTCGTTCTGGCATGGCTGCGCTGGCCCGGACCTCGCATTGAGGTAGCGGGCTTTTTTATGGGCTTTTCTGTCGTTCGCTGCGGACTGGTGTTGCTGGGACTCGGGTGTGTGCTGGGCGCCCGGGCCCAGGAGCGGTCCGATACCACGCTGACGCTCCCGCCGGTCGTCGTCGAAGGGGAGCGCGTCGAGCAGACCCGCGAAGCCGGGCGGCGCCTGTGGCGTCTGGAGGCGGTCGAGCTGGAACGCACCGGTGCCACCACGGCGGCCGAGTTGCTGGAAGCGCGAACCGGGCTCTTCGTCAAACGCTACGGGAGCGGCGGGCTGGCCACACTCTCACTCCGTGGGAGCGGCGCCACCCAGACGCTTCTGCTCATCGACGGGCACCGCGTGGCCGATCCACAATCGGGTCTGATCGACCTGACGCTGCTGCCCACCGTGCTGCTGTCGTCCATCGAGGTGGTCCATGGACCGGCCGCCGCCACCTACGGATCGGGCGCCATCGGCGGTGTGGTGCGGCTCTACACGCTGCGGCCGGCGGTGCGCCCGGGCGGCCGGGTGGCGTTGCGGCTGGGCGCCTACGGTGAACGAAGCCTGGGCGTGGTCGCGCATGCCGGGGCAGGACGCGTGGCCGTGCTGGGGGCCGTCGAGCACAGCCGCACCATCGGCGACTATCCGTATTCCAATCCGCTCCCGCCGCCGGCGGTGCGCCGTCGCGAAGGCGCCGACCGGTCGATGACCTCGGCGTTCGGCAAGGTGCGCTACGAGGGCACCTGGCGGCTCGAAGGGACGCTGTGGCTGACCGAGGCGCGCCGGAGCCTGCCCGGTCCGGGCAACGCGCCACCGGTCGATGCGCACCAGACCGACCGCCAGCGCCGCCTGCTGCTGCTGGCCGAGCGGCCGTTGCCGGCCGGACGGTTCACGCTGCGCGGTAGCTACCAGCACACGCTGCTGGCCTACGTCAACCGGTTCGCCGGCGAGGCCGATACCACGCGCACGCGCGGGCTGGCGCTGGAAGCGACGCTCGACCGGGCGCTGCACCCGCACTGGGCCCTGACCGCCCGGGCCGAAGCCCGGTGGGAGCGGGCGGCGCTGCGCGGCGGTGTCGATCAACGCGCGGTCGCGCTGGCGCTCCACCTGTCCGGGCGCCAGGGACGGTTACGCCTCTACCCGGCGTTGCGGCTGGATCTGTACGCGACGGCCGGCCGCACCTTCCACGCACTCAGCCCCCGGCTTGGCCTGAACCTGGCCCTGAAGGAAGGGATGCTGCACCTGAAAGGGCTGGTGGGGCGTGCCTTTCGGGCGCCCACGCTGGGCGAGCGCTTCTTCCGGCCCGGCGGCAACCCCGATCTGAAGCCCGAGCGCGGCTGGACCGTCGAAGCCGGCCTGTATGCTCAGCTTCGGCCTTTCGTGCTGGAACTGACGGCCTTTCAGACCACGCTGACGGATCAGATCGTCTGGTATCCGGGGTTCGTGGCGCCGGGGTTGCAGCTCTGGCGGCCCATCAACGTCGGGCGCGTGCGCACGCGCGGCCTGGAAGCCTCGCTTCGGGCCGAGGTGCCGCTGGCCGCGTCGCTTCGGCTGCAAAGTGGCCTTTTCTACACGTTCACCCGTGCCGAAGACCGCTCGAATCCGTCCACGCGGGCCTACGGCCACCAGCTTCGCTACGTACCGCCGCACCAGCTCAAGGCTTTTCTGGATGTGCTGGCCGGCCCGCTCACGCTGGGACTCGACGCCCGCCGCACCGGCCGCCGCTATCTCACCACCGACGAAACCCAGGCGCTGGCGCCCTTCACCGTGCTCGACGCCCATCTGCGCCTGACGCAGTCGGTCGCCCGGACCCGGCTGTCCTTCGGCCTGACCGTCGAGAACCTGACCGACACGGCCTACGAGGTCGTGCGCTTCTATCCGATGCCACCGCGCCACGTGCGCGTGCAGCTTCGCATAGACCTGCTTCCCTGA